A genomic segment from Deltaproteobacteria bacterium encodes:
- a CDS encoding PIN domain-containing protein has protein sequence MSRVLLDTNILVYAYDRSETAKQLCVIKLLQELTQRHEIVLSAQIMGEFFTVVTRKLIAKLTTEEACMLMQNFSQAWLILPINDVVTTQAARIVIDHSIAYWDAQLLAVAQQNKVKFILSEDLQDGRLFKDVKIINPLSDHFTIEQLV, from the coding sequence TTGAGTCGCGTTCTTCTTGATACCAACATTCTTGTTTATGCCTATGATCGCAGTGAAACCGCCAAACAGCTTTGTGTCATTAAGTTATTGCAAGAGTTAACGCAGCGGCATGAAATTGTGTTGTCAGCGCAAATTATGGGCGAGTTTTTTACGGTGGTGACGCGTAAACTAATAGCTAAATTGACCACCGAAGAAGCATGCATGCTCATGCAAAATTTTTCACAAGCGTGGTTGATACTACCAATCAATGATGTTGTAACCACACAGGCAGCGCGAATTGTTATTGATCATAGTATCGCCTATTGGGACGCACAGCTTTTGGCCGTTGCCCAGCAAAATAAAGTAAAATTTATATTAAGTGAAGATTTGCAAGACGGCCGTTTATTTAAGGATGTTAAAATTATTAACCCTTTAAGTGACCATTTTACCATTGAGCAGCTTGTTTGA